A single genomic interval of Hypanus sabinus isolate sHypSab1 unplaced genomic scaffold, sHypSab1.hap1 scaffold_386, whole genome shotgun sequence harbors:
- the LOC132388717 gene encoding zinc finger protein 850-like: MAHQRVHIGEKPFTCPVCGKGFTQPSTLQSHQRVHTGERPFTCAECGKGFTKSSTLLVHQRVHTGEKPFSCSVCGKRFTQSSHLQSHQRVYTGEGPFTCSECGKRFTYSSTLQSHQRVHTGEKPFTCSVCGKGFTQSTHLQRHQRVHTGEKPFTCSECGKRFTDSSALQKHQRFHTGEKPFTCSECGKRFTDSSTLRKHQRVHTGEKPFTCLECGKRFTQLFNLQRHHRVHTGEKPFTCSVCGKRFTDLSTLLRHQRVHTGERPFTCSECGKGFTRSSHLLAHQQVHIGEKPFTCSVCGKGFTQSSNLQRHHRVHTGEKPFICTVCGKRFTDTSTLLSRQRVHTGEKPFICSECGKRFTDSSTLRNHQRVHTGEKPFTCSVCGKGFTQSSHLQRHQRVHTGEKPFTCSECGKRFTDSSALLCHQRVHTGEKPFTCSECGKRFTDTSTLRKHQRIHTGEKPFNCSECGKRFTQLSNLQRHHRVHTGEKPFTCSVCGKRFTDLSTLLSYQRVHTGERPFTCSECGKGFTQSSQLLEHVNSYWGVAVVMCGEGFTQSSGLMAHQGVHTGQRLFACSDCGKGFTCSSKLKVHQRVHTGERPFTCSDCGKGFTCSSTLKAHQRVHTGVWPFTCSECGKGFSQSSDLQKHQRVHTGERPFICLDCGKGFSHSSTLHSHQRVHTGERPFTCSECGKGFSHSSTLQRHQRVHTGEKPFTCSECGRGFTQSSDLHNHKRVHTGERPFTCSVCVKGFTQSSKLLAHQSVHTGERPFTCSDCGKGFTLSSNLLRHQRVHTG; this comes from the exons atggctcaccagcgtgttcacattggggagaagccattcacctgcccagtctgtgggaagggattcactcagccatccaccctacagagtcaccagcgagttcacactggagagaggcctttcacctgcgcagaatgtgggaagggattcactaagtcatccaccttactggtacatcagcgagttcacactggggagaagccattcagctgctcagtctgtgggaagagattcactcagtcatcccacctacagagtcatcagcgagtttacACTGGGGaggggccgttcacctgctcagaatgtgggaagagattcacttattcatccaccctacagagtcatcagcgagttcacactggggagaagccgttcacctgctcagtctgtgggaagggattcactcagtcaacccacttacagagacaccagcgagttcacactggggagaagccgtttacctgctcagaatgtgggaaaagattcactgattcatccgcaCTACAGAAGcatcagcgatttcacactggggagaaaccgttcacctgctcagaatgtgggaagagattcactgattcatccaccctgcggaagcatcagcgagttcacactggggagaagccgtttacctgcttagaatgtgggaagagattcactcagttattcaatctacagagacatcatcgagttcacactggggagaagcctttcacatgctcagtctgtgggaagagattcactgatctatccaccctactgaggcatcagcgagttcacactggagagaggccgttcacctgctcagagtgtgggaagggattcactcggtcatcccacctactggcacaccagcaagttcacattggggagaagccattcacctgctcagtctgtgggaagggattcactcagtcatccaatctacagagacatcatcgagttcatactggggagaagccgttcatctgcacagtctgtgggaagcgattcactgatacatccaccctactgagtcgtcagcgagttcacactggggagaagccgttcatctgctcagaatgtgggaagagattcactgattcatccaccctacggaatcatcagcgagttcacactggggagaagccattcacctgctcagtctgtgggaagggattcactcagtcatcccacctacagagacaccagcgagttcacactggggagaagccgttcacctgctcagaatgtgggaagagattcactgattcatccgccCTACtttgtcatcagcgagttcacactggggagaagccgttcacctgctcagaatgtgggaagagattcactgatacaTCCACCCTACGGaagcatcagcgaattcacactggggagaagccgtttaactgttcagaatgtgggaagagattcactcagttatccaatctacagagacatcatcgagttcacactggggagaagccgttcacgtgctcagtctgtgggaagagattcactgatctatccaccctactgagttatcagcgagttcacactggagagaggccgttcacctgctcagagtgtgggaagggattcactcagtcatcccaactactggaacACGTCAATTCATATTGGGGAGtggccgttgttatg tgtggggaaggattcactcagtcatctggcctaatggctcaccagggagttcacacCGGGCAGCGGCTGttcgcctgctcagactgtgggaagggattcacttgctcatctaaactgaaggtacatcagcgtgttcacactggtgagaggccgttcacctgctcagactgtgggaagggattcacttgctcatccacactaaaggcacaccagcgagtacacacaggggtgtggccattcacctgctctgaatgtgggaagggattcagtcagtcatctgatctacaaaaacaccagcgagttcacactggggagaggccgttcatctgcttggactgtgggaagggattcagtcattcatccaccctacacagtcaccaacgagttcacactggggagaggccattcacctgctcagaatgtgggaaaggattcagtcattcatccaccttacagagacatcagcgagttcacactggggagaagccattcacctgctcagaatgtgggaggggattcactcagtcatctgatctaCATAACCacaagcgagttcacactggggagcggccattcacctgctcagtctgtgtgaagggattcacacagtcgtCCAAActattggcacaccagtcagttcacactggggagcggccgttcacctgctcagactgtgggaaaggattcacgcTGTCATCTAatctactgagacaccagcgagttcacactgggtag